The DNA sequence TTttcgcgccatgctttCCATTCCTCGACCATGCGCTGGTACACCTCGCGgtgtgcaagcgcctgGCTGTTTTGCTCCGCCTCATCCTCCTGGTCGAAGACCTTGGAGAACTCGCGGAGGTTCCTGCGCACACGCTTCTGCTCGTCCTTGCTCAAAAGCGACCTGGGCCGCGGCCGCCAGAGGATCTGCTTGAACTGGTCGAGCACATGCTTCTGCAGCTCGGTGCCGCGGAAATCCCAGATTGCATACCCATGCTCggtcgagcggcgccagaGACTTGCGCTGGTCGTCACGTACCGCCCACTGGGGTCCCACTCGACGTCTGTGATGCTGTAGTGCTCCGCATTTCCAATCATCTTCACCTCCTCGAGCAGATCGGGATTATTCGAGTTTTGACGGACATCACTGTTAAAGTCGACATCGTACCACTCCAAGTCAAACTTTTGTGTAGAGCCGAGCGTAGCGGCAAGCAGGTgtttgccgcgcggcgaccaGAACAGCGCATTGCACGTCTTGTTGTCAAACGCCTTGAGCTGGCGGAAATTGCCACGTGGATGGAGGTGGTAGAAGAGCAGTTGCGTTTTGAGCGAGATGCCGGGCGAGACGATGCCAAAGTTGGGGTCGTTTGTGGAGATGACGCTAAAGTGCGAGCCCTGCGGCTCCCACGCAAACGCCATAACGGGGTCCTTAAGCTCGATCGTCTCGACAGGGAAATCCTTCTCGCGCATACGGAAGATTTCAAAGTTGCTGAATACCGTCTTTTTCGTGCGCGTTTGGCGGTCGACCTTGACGCAGAGATAGTCGCCCTGGGGGTGCCAGTGGAGCTTGCAGTCTGCAACGTTGAACAGATTCTTGGACCGCAAAAGCTCGCGCTTCGGGATACTCATCACGGCCACACGCGCCGGCTGGTTCTGCATCTCTGGCTGCCAGTAGCAGAGCATATTATCGCGCGGTTTCTTGAAGCTTTTCGGCAGCTCGCGGTTCGCGCGGTCGTTCCAGATCTCAAGCGTCTCCTTGTCTTTGTCTCCGAGCGGACACCACTCAAAGTCGACCACGCCATCGATTTTGATGCTCTTGTGGTCGAGCAGGcccatgcgcggcggctcGTACACGCTGATAAACTTGCCAGGCGTGACCTTGGCGCAGTACTGGCTGTCCCCGCTCCACTTGAGGAACGGCCAGCTGAAACCCTTGGTCACGGCGCCATTTTCTGCCGCGCTCTCTTCCTGCACGACAGCAAAAGTGCGCAGCAAGTGGCCAGTGCGCACATCCCATATCGCGACGCGGTTCCCTTGGTCCTCTGCGCTGAAAAACTGGGGaccctgcggcgcattctcCGGGACTTGGATTGGCTCGGGAGCCCAAGTCACCATGTATTTCTCGTCGGGGCTAAAGTCCACCAGGCGGACACCAGGGTGGGGGTATCGCATAATCCGCtcccacgccgcgccaccCCACAGGGCGATTCCCTGCAAGTGAAAGGTAGCCAGGTACGTGCCGTGCGGGGACCACTGCACGTACGATTCcgtccagcgcgtgcggctgTGCACAATTTCCGGCTGAGACGACTTGTTGTGCCATCCAATCTGCACGTCGTCATGGTGGCACATGGCCAGCTGGTCACGGCACGCTGGATCTGCGAGCCAGGACCGAAGGTTTCCACGCTGTTGGTACTCTTCCTGCTCCGGCTCGACAAACgtctcgtccagctcggcgaggcgctcaatGTCCGTAAAGCGGTTCACCGCGAAACGGTGCTTCTTGTCGAACGCATACCCGTCCATAGTGCGGATCGCATGCACGGCCTCATCAACATCCGCAAGCTCTGCAATAACGTATCCCTTGGACTCGCCGCCGTCACCGTATGGGATATGAAAGTACTCGAGCGGCacctcgagctcggccTGCGTGCGAAAACGCTTCTGGATCGCCTCAACAAGACGCTGTTCTTTGGCAGGAGTAATCACAGGCACTCCGTGTATGATAATCACATTGTCCAGACTTTCGTCTAGCGGCACATGGTACTTTGCCTCGATGTCCGAGTAGTCGAGTTCGTCCATCGTACCGCTTcgagagcgccgcgccgctttttcttcgccgcgcaaaagtCACGTGCACACGCCAAAAAAAAGTGGACGGGCGCACTTGCTCTGTACCATGGGCAAGCACGACAAAAAGTCGGGCAAGGGCCGTTTGGACAAGTTCTACTGGCTTGCCAAAGAGCAGGGCTACAGGGCACGTTCAGCATTTAAGCTCGTGCAGCTGAACAAAAAATATGGGTTCCTCGAGAATGCACACTGCTGCATCGATTTGTGCGCCGCCCCAGGTGGCTGGCTCCAAGTCGCGAGCAAGCATATGCCGCCGCACAGCCTAATTGTTGGCGTGGATTTGGTACCGATCAAGCCAATCCCGCGATGTATCACGTTTGCCGAAGATATCAATTCGTTAAAGTGCCGTGACCAGCTGCGTGCAAATTTAAAAGACTGGAGTGCAGACGTCGTACTTCACGACGGTGCACCGAATGTCGGTGCCGCATGGGTCCAAGACGCATATGCACAGTCGGAACTGACGCTCCAGGCGCTTCGGCTTGCAGTCGAGTTTCTCACGCCGGGCGGCACATTCGTGACCAAAGTATTCCGGTCCAAGGACTATAACAATTTGATGTGGGTATTTAACCAGCTCTTCCACCACGTTGAGGCGACCAAGCCACCGTCCTCGCGTAACGTATCTGCCGAGATTTTCGTTGTGTGCCAGCGGTTCAAGAACATCGCACGGATCGACCCCAAGTTTCTCGATCCGCGCTTTGTGTTCAAAGAGCTGGACACGGCAAAGAGCGAGGAAATGAATGGCGTAAGCTCACACAATCTTTTGGAGAATGTAATGAACCCAGAAaaagtgcgccgcaagcgtgAAGGTTACGAAGATGGCAACTATACCCTGTACAAGACGATTGGCGCCGATGCATTTatccgcggcgcagacgctATTGCGATGCTTGGCACGTACAACCGCATTACGTTTGATACCGACGCGGACAAGGCGCTTCTTTCCAATCCAGCCACGACGGCGGATATCAAAGCAAACTGCGAGGATCTCAAGCTTTTGGGACGCGGCGACTTTGCGACACTTTTCAAGTGGCGTAAAACGattcgcgcggcgatgcaaaTGGACCGCCCCACAACAGACGAGAGTGTTGAGGCACAAACGGTCGAGATTGAGCCGATGAATGAGGAAGAGGCGATTGACGAGGAGCTTGTGCGTCTTAAAGAGGAAGCAGCGAAGCGCACAAGGAAAGATCGCCGCAGGCGgaacgaggcgcgcaacaAGACGCTGCAGAAATTACAGCTGAATATGACCACCAATATGGACATCGGCCAGGACTGGACGGACGATGCATTGAACGGCGGCGACGAAATGTTTAGTCTCGATCATGTCGAGGGCAAgtcgggcgctgcgcgcaatgcgaaCTTGCTAGATGCGGCAGATGCAGTTTCGGATGAAGAGGAGGCACCGAGCGCAGAGGAAAGCGACGACGACAGCGAACCCCTCGACGATCgcgagcgacgcgctttgGAGCTGGAAGCGGGCATGGATGCAATGTATAAGCAGTACCAGGAGCATTTACAGATGCGCGACGCTAAATTCCGCGCAAGggaggcgcggcgcaagtcTGGCAAGTACGAAGAGTGGGGCGGAATCGATGCCGAGAAGAAGgagagcgacgaggagTCGGACGGAGGCGAAGAGGGCTTTGATTCCGTCAATCGCCGCAAGTTCCACGAGGATACGTACGATTCAGACGATGCagaggacgacgaggatgaGCGTGCTGAGCTGCAAGGGACCAAGGTTGAAAATCCGCGCAAGAAGCATGCTGTACAAGCGTCGCTGCTTACTTCACTCGAGTCCAACGAAGAGGTTGGGCTGCGCAAAaatgcagcgtcgtcgCTTTGGTACGATAATCCCATCTTTCAGGATATGATCCCTATGGAATCGTTTGCATCGGGTCAGCACGACCAAgaggaagacgaggaggaggaggaagagggccaagaagaggacgacgaagaagagggCCAAATCGAGGAAGACGAAGCTGAGGACGAGGTCGAGGAGGAAAACAGCGACCAAGCATATGACAATGACCTCGAGATCGTGCCTTCTGAATATGCTACCACCGTTCCCGACGGGGCCTGGGATATCAACGACGAAGACATCGACGCAAAGAAACATGCTCGCATTGCCAAGCATGGCCTGCACACCGAAGAggccgcgtcgcttgcaCATGCACTTGTCAACCGCCAAATGACCAAGTCGGATTTGATCGACCGCGGCTTTAGCAAGCATCACTTCAACGACAAGATCGGCGCGCCCGAATGGTTCCTCGAAGACGAAAACAAGCATTACCGCGCGAATATTCCCATTTCAAAAGAGGCCGTAGAGGCGCTTCGCGCCAAACaacgcgcgctggacgctAGGCCCATCAAGAAGGTCGCAGAGGCAAAGGCACGCAAGAAGCACCGCGTGGCCATGCGCCTGGAAAAAGCACAGAAACGTGCCGATGCGATCAACGAAAACACAGAATTATCGGAGCGCGAGAAGGCCGAGAACATCAACAAGATCATGGCCAGGAATATGGCGAAGAAGGCCGGCGCAGAGCACAAGGCGCCGCAGTTGGTCGTTGCCAAAGGCGTAAATCGCGGCGTCAAGGGCAGGCCTAAAGGGACCAAGGGCCGGTACAAGATGGTCGATCCGCGTATGAAGAAGGAGCTGCGTGCAAACAAGCGTGTAGCCCAGCGCGATGGCAAACGCCGCAGCTCCGGCCACAAGAACCGCCGTATCCCCAATGGATACTGATAGCTATGTAGGAATGCACACCAAACCAAGGCACTCGGGATAAATGTTAGACGCTGCTTGACTACCCATGGCAAAAAAGGCGCGTCGCTATTTTTTTGTGCGCTATACAGCTACCAAAAGCGGGCACttttgtgcagcgcatacCGTTCCTTTTGAGTAGAGCAGTGTTTACTCTTCGGTCTCCTCGGCCTCTTCGTCATCGTACGAGACGTTGAAGAACTTGATCTCGAAGCCGGGCTTGCTGGTCGCAACGACACGGAGCCAGTCGCGGAGCTCGGCACGCTTAAGGAACTTTTTGGTCAGATACTTAAGGTAGCGCTTCGAAAAGGGAATCGTGGTCTTAACCCAGATCTTCCCCTCACCCTCACGCACGATCTGCACGACATCGCCGAGCTGGCCGGCCTTGCCATTGACCTTGATGCGGTCGTGCAGGAACTTCTCAAAAGCGTCGCCGTCCAAAACATTGTCGCTGGCCGGGCCAGAGAAGTCGATGAAAAAGCTGTTGCCCTTGGAAGTGCCCTTGGAGGCACCAGTGCCGACAATCTTGTTAGACTTGGTAACAGCCATAATGAATCAATGGAGCAGCCTACTGTGCGACAGCAAAGCGTGAAGCAAGCAaaatgccgcgcagcagaaCTACAAAAGTAGAAACACGTGACCGCCCACGTGGTTAAGACCCGCGTATCGCAAAAAAGTGGCATCGGCCTTTCCGAGCGGCATGGCGGAGAGCACGGAATACATGATCAAGCCTGACGGCACCGGCCAGCAGCTAAACTTTTCAGATtggccgctgctgctcaaAAACTACGACAAGCTCTTGGTGCGTACGAACCACTTTACGCCGATTCCCCACGGCTGCTCTCCCCTGAGCCGCGACTTGCCGTCGTATGTGAGCAGCGGTGTGATCAACCTGGACAAGCCGTCGAACCCCTCGTCGCACGAGGTCGTCGCTTGGATCCGCCGCATTTTGCGTGTGGAAAAAACCGGTCACTCTGGCACGCTCGACCCGAAAGTGACGGGCTGCTTGATTGTGTGCATTGACCGCGCCACGCGGCTTGTGAAATCGCAGCAGGGTGCCGGAAAAGAGTACgtcgctgtgctgcgcctgcatgaAAAGCTTccggacgctgcgcagcttccGCGTGTGCTCGAGACGCTTACAGGCGCGCTCTTCCAGCGCCCCCCGCTGATTTCTGCCGTAAAGCGCCAGCTGCGTATCCGCACGATTTACGAATCCAAGCTTCTCGAGTTTGACAATGACCGCCATCTTGCCGTGTTCTGGGTGAGCTGCGAGGCGGGCACGTATATCCGCACGCTCTGTGTACACCTTGGGCTGCTCCTCGGTGTTGGCGGCCACATGCAGGAACTTCGTCGCGTCCGTAGCGGTGCGCTCAGCGAGAGCGACAGTATTGTGACGATGCACGATGTGCTGGATGCGCAGTGGCTGTACGACAACCAGCGGGACGAGTCCTATCTGCGCCGTGTAATCCGCCCACTCGAGACCCTCTTGGTGGGCTATAAGCGCATTGTCGTCAAGGACAGCGCAGTCAATGCCGTGTGTTACGGCGCGAAACTCATGATTCCCGGCCTCTTGCGCTTTGAGGCCAATATCGAGCTGAACGAGGAGGTGGTTTTGATCACGACCAAGGGTGAAGCGATTGCCCTTGCGATTGCGCAGATGTCTACAGTGGACCTCTCTACCTGCGACCACGGCGTAGTGGCCAAAGTCAAGCGCTGCATTATGGAGAGGGACACGTACCCCCGCCGCTGGGGCCTTGGCCCGCGGGCGCTCGAGAAGAAGAAGCTTGTCAAGGAAGgcaagctcgacaagcaTGGCCACGAAATCGATGGCGTGACGCCCGAAAAGTGGTCGAAAGAGTATGTGGACTACTCGCACACCGAGGCTGCTGGCGCTGAAGTGGCGCAAGAGCCCGCTGTCGAGGCTAGCAACGAGCTAcagaagaagcgcaaggccgacGATGCGACGGAAGAGGACACGCAAGAGacggacgaggagcgcaagtgccgcaAGAAAGAGAAGAAGGAGGCGAAGAAGGCCAAAGAGGCGGTGGACGAGGAGAAGAAGGAGAAGAAGGAGAAGAAGGAGAAGAAGGAGAAGAAGGAGAAAAAGGAGAAAAAGAGCGAGTGATGCGTAGTTCTGTCGCTTGTTGCTATTCTATATCTGTAATACTACGTCCCTATGCATCTTTCCCCACACGGTACTTGGATAAATCCGTATCCGGTCTGTGGTCAGCTTTGCCTGTATACATACTCCAGTTGCCCATTCACAGGAtttcgccgtgcgctgaAAAAGGTATAGTTTAGTATAACATCCTTGACGTCGCGCGTTTCTCCATCCTCGAGCATGTCCTTGTCCAGGAAGAAGAATACGGGCAAGTCAATCACTTCGCCCGCAAGCAGCTTTTGCTCCTCAAAGCAGAAGCATTCAATCTTGGCAAAGTACGGGGCGATCTGCGGTGAGAGCACTGCAACAACACGTACTCGATCCGGGACGACATTGTACGTCGCAATGCCAATAATATCCTTGTCCGAGTAGTTGTGTGCTTTAAAAAACGTGAGCGCCGTTTCGCCCGGAAGTACATAGATTTCGGGCTGCTCTGGCACAAAGGACCAAGGAATCTGGTCAGAGTGCGTCGCACTGAACGAGATGCGGATGCGTTCCGTGTCCTTGGTCTCGTTGAACGGGTCACTGTACGTGGGGTGCAGGCGTGATGCATCCGAGTAGCGCTCCCGATCGGTCATGGGCGTGCCAGAATACCCtgtggcggcgcaaaatgcACGGTAGAGCGGCACAGCGGCATAGCTTAGCCCAAGCGTCAGGATAAGCTGTGGTCAGCAGCGCTATGCACGTACGCCGGCCGTGGAATACAACAGCGTCGTCTGGTTCCGCATCTTGAGTTCGCGCATGCGGTGTTGGTAttgagcagcgcgggcCTTGTGTAGGTCCCCATTGGATACGTATCGCAGCTGGCTACGTAGTGGtgtgcgcagtgcgggGTATCCGTGgcgtgcaggcacgcgGCTAATCCTGAACATGACacgcagcaagcggcgatgcaatgcaagcggcgctacattttggcggcgcacgtGAGCCCGACGAGCCACGCCCGTGGGACAGCTAGTGTAATGTTCTTTTGGTGTGATCCTATATTGGCATAGCAAAGATTCTGGTAGTGCAGAGCTCCCGCTGGATGAACAATCACAGGGACTATATGACTCCGCCAGTACATTTCCCATCCGAGTGGCGCACGCATACACGCTCAAATCGGTACACTGTCCTGCGAGGATATACAAAAAGGGCGTTTGCGGCCCTCTCCAACGCGTCTCTTGCACGCCAAGGATACACGTGCTGAGCGGAAAACAAGACCCAGACATGGTGTACCCCGTAGCATTTTAGCGGTTCGACTTGGCCACACGCTCCAACTCGTCCTTCTTCTTGATGGCAAACGAGTTCGATGAGCCCTTGGCCGCGTTGATGAGCTCATCAGCGAGGCACTCGGCGACCGTCTTGACGTTGCGGAAGGCAGACTCGCGCGTGCCGGTGGCAAGGAGGTAAATAGCCTGGTTCACACGGCGGAGCGGCGAGACATCGACGGCCTGGCGACGGACAGTGCCTTGGGAGCCGATACGCGTGGAGTCCTCACGGGGGCCCGTGTTGATGATTGCGTCCACGAGAACCTGGATGGGGTTGGCATCGGTGAGGAGGTGCACAATCTCGAAAGCGTGCGCAACGATGCGGACGGCCATGAGCTTCTTGCCGTTGTTGCGGCCGTGGAACATGAGCGAGTTGACCAACCGCTCGACAATGGGCAtttgcgccttgcggaACGACTTGTGCGCGTAGCGGCCCGCAGTGTGCGGGGTGTAGACCGCATTGCGGAGGGAGATGTAATCGGTGAGCGAGATGTCCTTGACCTCAATGTCCTGCGTCTCCCACTTGCCAAAGAGACGCACGGAGCCGGTCTCGGGGATGGAGAGCACAGCAATGTTCTCTGTGGCGCGTTAGTATTCTAGAGTGGGGTACGTACTGGGAACGCCAACCACAGCCATATTTGTTCAATAAACGAGTCACGAAAGCTTCTTCTGTTATCCGTCGAGGCTGAGCTGGTCTAGTGCGCCAGTCAGTCCAAGCCTTGAAGAAGTGATGTCGGTAAGAGTTGAGCGTCGCTGCGgtgggcgtgcgcgctACACGCACGTGATACAGCAAAACTATGCACCAACACACGTGATATAGACAAGATACAGGACTACGGGGGCAGGTGGGGCCGGAGCACGACCACGTGCTTGTCCGCTTGGGccagcgcgagctcgtcggTGTCCTcgctggcgcgcttgtgccacgcaatgtcgagcacggcgccgccgccctgATACGTAtgcagcgtctcgccgTCCTGTGGTTAGTGTGTGTATAGTACATACAGAAATACGTGTGATGGCTGTCCGCGCGTCGATTCCACCCGTAGCGAGGTACTGTCCGGAAGGGCTGAAACAAAGAGCATATACGCTCTGGTCGTGCGCGCTGATTACACGGATACATTCCCCCGTATCTGCGTTCCAAATACGTGCCGTGTGGTCAAAGCTTGCCGTCGCAAGCATGCGCGGGCGATCGGGATGCGTGGTGTTTGGCCCTGTAGGACACCACGCAAGTGCGTACAGTTCCTTGGTGTGACCACGCAAGCGGAAGCGCAGACCCTTCTCCGCATTGGTCCGCGCGTCTGtgtcttgcgctgcacgcgcgctcggcgcgtcCACCGCCCAGATACACGCCGTGCCGTCGTCCGACGCACTCGCGAGCAGCGTGTGCGACGGATCGAACTGGATCGAGTTCACCTCGTCCGTGTGCCCCCTAAACGActgcagtgcgcgcggctcgccgagcttgcaGAGATGGATCGCATTGTCCGCAGAACACGTGGCAAACATACCGTTTGCAGCCGTGCCGAGCCACTGCACGTCCAACACATTGTCGGCGTGGAGGCTAAACTGCTGGCGGACGCGGCCTCTCCCCACGTCCCACACAATGGCTGTGCCGTCGCCACTGCCCGTGAGCAAGAGATTCCCTTGGCTGttccagcgcacggcaaagATGGGCCCCTGGTGCATAGACATGACGAGGTGCAGGTCGCCCTGGGGCGTCCAGAGCCGCAAGATGCCGTCGTGCGAGCCAGAAGCGAGCAGCGTTCCGTCTGGATtccacgcaagcgccgcgatgtTCTTCGCCTGCGTCGGCGGGAGGTGCTTGCACACAGCCGGCATTTCCATGGGGCTCGCATGCAAGTCCCAAATACGTACCGTCGCgtcgcctgcgccgctcgcaagcAGTCCAGGCACGGCGGGGTTCCATGCTGTGACGAATACCTCGGAGGCGTGCCCGTGCAGTACTGTGACGTCGGGCGACGTGTACGAGGTGGGTGCTTTATTCTTCTTCGCGAGCTTGtcggtgctgctgctttcGGGGCGTGCCTCGAGGCTCGGTTCtgtcttggcgcgcttctcgcgcgcgggcgcgggcgcgggcgctgggctgcgcttgtgcggcggcgccggctCCCTTGCCTCGCCGATGGCCAtgggcgtgcgcgatgGTGCATCCCGTACACTCCGGTGCTCTACCTCGtgcgtctgtgcgcccGCATCGATTCTATTCTCTGCACGCGCCCTCGTCTCTGCCCCCGGCGTCAATCCGCGCTTCACCGCGTCCGGACCGTGGAGCGCAATCAGCGGGTCCGGCACAACCTGGTCCGCATTCTGTGCAAGCACCTGGCGCTCCGCAGTCGCGTACAGGAGCCCCCGCTGCAAGTAGCCCAGCAGCTGTGCGGGCTGAACAaccgccgcgtgcgccgccggcacattgtccagccgcgcctcgtgccgcagcgcaaaacATGTGTGCAGAAACCCCGATTCCTTGAGGTAGTGGTAGATCAGTAGATTGACCTCCGATGCGGAGaactgcggcgcatgctccgaCGCGGATCCCATTCCCAAGCGGACAcaagccgcggcgcgcgccgcgacgacgacgacgacggcTGACTAAACACACggccagcggcggcgcccCCCCAGCGGTTTGTTATGGACGAGTCGTTGCGggcgcttcgcgcgcgcgccacgtcGCTTCCTGTGGGCGCACGCGTGCTGGTGGGGCTGCTTGTTGCATTTTCgacgctgcttgctgcaCTGCGTGAGCTGGGTATTCTGCAGCTGAACCGCGTCGTAATAGGGAGCGCGTTGCATTACCCCTACTTGGTCCTTATCCCTGGCGCGAGTCTTTGGTTCCCCTGGACGCTGGTGACTGCAGGATTTTGCGAGACAAGTGTGATAGAGTTTGCAGTGTCGCTTGCCACTATTccgtttgcggcgcagtacCTGGAGCGGTTCTGGGGCGCGCACGAGCTGCTCCGCTTCTCGGTGGTGATCATGGTTGTTTCGAACGTGATTGCCGCTTTTCTATCGCTGCTCCTCTACATTGTGTTCCAGAGCAACACTGCTGCATTTAAGACACAGTTCCACGggatgcaggcgctgcagagcgcgtACCTTGtcgcatttgcgcagcgcattccCCAACACCAGCTGAAGCTCTTCAGCGCGCGGTTCGCGATTTCCGTGCGGGATCTGCCGATGCTGTACGTGGGTGTATCAAACGTGATGTGCCTGCTTGGGTATACCTCGCCGTGGATGCTTATCCAGTTTGGGTGGCTCGCGTCCTGGCTCTATCTGCGGTTCTACCAGCTGGAcgagcacggcgtgcgtggcgaTGCAACCGAAGCATTTGCGTTCAAGTACTGGTTCCCTTCTTTTGTGCAGTACGTGGCGCGACCTCACCACTTACCACAGGCCGTACGTAGGCATGCTTGCCGATTTTGTGCATGGCCACGCGGCACGGCTCgggctcgtgcgcgagacggTGGCGTACACCGACTTGGAGCTCAATGTCGacgagcctgcgccactCGACGCAGcgggaagcggcgcgcgtgccgaggccgagcgccggcgcgcacttgcaCTCGAAGCGCTCGACCAGCGGATGGCCAACGAGACGGACACGAGCGAATCGCCGcgtagcgcagcgccgataTTTGCCGTGGAaggcgacgaggagcgcgcgtAGGCATCGATAGCAGCACAGTGCATACCCACGAGTACATAAGACACGTTTGGCCTCCGTCGATTCCTTTTTATCGTACATGCTAGGGTATCGTCTACGTATCCACGCGCCCTGCAACCACATCCCGCACCAgtccaagcagcgctttgcggtacgcgcggcgctccgcgACCAGCGTACGGCCGCGCgtggcaaagcgcgacgcgtggCTGTTTTCCTGCTgcagacgccgcgcttcctgcagcgtgccattgtgtggcgcgcggcgcagcatcttgTCCACGTAGTTgcccgcgcggcgcagcatacGCCGCATCCGATAGTCGGGCACGaggccgcgcgcaaggcacgcctGGAAGaattgctgcgcgccgaggtactcgtgcgcctgcatcaGCAGCTGGAAATGCTGCACGACACTCGCGGGCCGCGCCACGTCCACGGCAGCgttcggcgcgccgcgcatgagCCAGTGGGGAATGCCCAGCACGTCCTGggccgcttgcgcgcgcgcggcaagcgcaagcgtgtcGTAGAGGTGTGCGTCGGGCGTGAggttgtgcttgcgcatgtcttgcagcgtgtgctggacggcgcgccagtCGGATTCTGCAGCGTACATCgacgcaaggtgcgcgtACATGGCATGCGTCGGCGCAATAttccacgcacgctgcgccgtgtcCAGGAGCCAGAGcacctcggcgccgcggcgcgctttgcagaGTGCGTGCACAAGGGGGAGGagatgcgcggcggtggGCCGGATGCCAgcgtcgaggagcgcgcaaAACTCTCGCTGGAGCGCGTGTGTGTCGCCGAGGGCTGCAGAcacggcgaggcgcgccgcagacgGCGGCTCGGGCGCAGGGGGAGGTGTGCATGGCGCGTCCTGCGCCCGGAACCCGCGCGCCAACGCGTCGGGAGcgggctgcagcgccgtgtcgcgcacccagacgtgcagcgccgcgggcgtgtgctgctcgcGGCGAACGCTCCGGTCGcggagcacggcgagctctgcacgcgcgttaaagccaagcgcggcaagcgcgtcgcacaGCTTGGCCtgccgcaccgcgctgggAAGCGCACCGGTGGACGAGCGGCCGCCGCACCATGCGACCGGCGCggccagcgcggcgctcatCTCCTGGacttgcgcacgcggcgtgtcgagcgcgtcgacgaggagcgccgcgagcgcgcgccggactCTGCCGCCGGGCTTGATGccgtacgcgcgcgcgtcgttgaggactgcacgcgcgagcgaagcgtcgtgcagcgccccGGCGCACtcgaggagcgccgcagtgcacgccgagttgcgctgcacacacGCCGCGGGCACCGCAGGTGCTtggtctgcagcgcacgcagcgcgccacggcgcaccGAGGACGTGGGCGCCAAAggccatgccgcgcgcaggcatgccgctgcgtgcatACGCCTGCACGACACCCGCGGCGGCATGGTGgagcgccatgcgcgctgcgtcgcgctttggcaccttgcgccgctcttcgACAGGaacgcgcggcgtggcgtgcggcgcggcgtgcagcgccgcacggaagaaggcgagcgcggcgagcggcatgccgcgccgccccgCCCACGTCGACGCGAGGCCGAGTGTGTGCGGCAGTGGATGCACCCTTGCGacattttgcgcggcgcgcggaatCGCGTGCTGCACGTCGAGGTGCTCGCTGCCCGG is a window from the Malassezia vespertilionis chromosome 7, complete sequence genome containing:
- a CDS encoding uncharacterized protein (EggNog:ENOG503P75B; COG:S) codes for the protein MAAPWRVLAGLVRGHVPRWHVARGLRMPCFPVRALSSSVRRAALAMHTPEAWAVASGDPPLAEAMAQHAACSATRPLLESLQRNIHADDPSAGLAHIQHALALAYTTLFAPFARTSASTVSAHEALALLGYAAEALMLLGTHEAHVLARKLLTFAQLHVGAVPLVHFRRMAQTLGAARDMELVLQIERVAHIHHPGVHDAGLLRARLLACDALGRDAEFAASWEQAECADYDAHALRVAHCLARHDAVALQTALKAMAAAFPLRASLWRRLAEAYAPLRPLLAQVPPRECEPAELLDDLLRAALHGAHAQHVPYLLALFGVPGSEHLDVQHAIPRAAQNVARVHPLPHTLGLASTWAGRRGMPLAALAFFRAALHAAPHATPRVPVEERRKVPKRDAARMALHHAAAGVVQAYARSGMPARGMAFGAHVLGAPWRAACAADQAPAVPAACVQRNSACTAALLECAGALHDASLARAVLNDARAYGIKPGGRVRRALAALLVDALDTPRAQVQEMSAALAAPVAWCGGRSSTGALPSAVRQAKLCDALAALGFNARAELAVLRDRSVRREQHTPAALHVWVRDTALQPAPDALARGFRAQDAPCTPPPAPEPPSAARLAVSAALGDTHALQREFCALLDAGIRPTAAHLLPLVHALCKARRGAEVLWLLDTAQRAWNIAPTHAMYAHLASMYAAESDWRAVQHTLQDMRKHNLTPDAHLYDTLALAARAQAAQDVLGIPHWLMRGAPNAAVDVARPASVVQHFQLLMQAHEYLGAQQFFQACLARGLVPDYRMRRMLRRAGNYVDKMLRRAPHNGTLQEARRLQQENSHASRFATRGRTLVAERRAYRKALLGLVRDVVAGRVDT